GTCTTGCGACCGACGGCGGGGTTGAGTAGCACGCAAACACACGATATCGACCTTGTTAACCAACACTCATCGCTTTTGTTGGTTAACACGCTGAGCCTGACGATTTTCTGTTCCTCTGGCGGGTGCGAGGATGACAGAACCAACCTCCAAAGCCCGTGATGGATCAGCCACGAACAGCAGCGAATTGCCCGTCGACGAGCAACCAATTCCAGTCGCCAAGCCACCATCGCCATTTGTCTGGCAAGATGAAGTGGTCCCCGCGCTCGATGGGTCTCTCACTGTGTGTCCAGAGTCTGCCCGGTATCCGATAGCTGCAAAGGTCGTCGACGGTGCGGAGTATCTTGTCGCAACAGCCCGAGAAACGTTCACTCCCCCAGCTGACTATCAGTTCCAGTCGTGGGACGTACTCCAGTCTGGTCGTCTTGCCCTCCGGTCAGGCGACCCACAGTTCCCACCAGCCGACGTGAGCCGTGCAATCGCAACGCTTGCGAAGCATCCTGCGTACCAGCCTGAGCGGTTCACGATCTTCTACCGAGGGTGCGAACCAGTGTATATCGAAGGTCCAGACGCCGGCATTGTGATCACCCCCTGGTAACTCGATAGCAGTTTTGTGGTCCTCTGGCGGGTGAGAGGATGTCCACACACTCAGTGTCGACGCAAGCACAGTCGTTCCAGCATCGCCCGCCAGCAGACACAGGGGAGTGTTCCTGTCCGATTCACGCCAACGGTGACCCGTTCACGGCACCCCTCGGGATTCGATTTGCCGATCATGTCGCCGTCGAGCCAATCGACAGAGAGACCGCAGCCGCTGTCTACGAGGCGCATCACTCATACATGGAGTCGCTGCCGTCGGTCAATCTCGCTCATCACGGGCTGTACTTTCAGGACTCGCTAGTCGGGGCCATCACGTACCGCTACCCGCTCATCTCAAAGAAGCGAATCCGGTACGGCGTCGACGGCCAGCTCTGTCCCGAGCCCGTCGAGATCGACAGTCTTCCAGCGGAGATTCGGGCGACTGCCCGGCAGGTGCTTCCGTTGACGGACACACCAGTCGTTGACAGCGAAGTGGTATCCGGCGATTCGCTCGTCGAGGCCGCGCGGATTTGCATGGGCGTTCGAATGCCAAACCTCGCGTCGGCAGCGCTAGCCCGCTCACAAGAGCACTTCTTGCAGGCTGACGACCGTGACACTCGCTTCTTGTTGACGTGGGTGCGCTCGGACTACGACGGCGCGATGGTTCGGGCGCTGCAAGACAAGGGCTGGACCTGTACGGGCTACCGAGAACCGGGACAGGCAAGCAACCGCGAGGACAAGCCGATTCGTGAGCGCTACAAGTGGCGCTTTCTCTGTCCTGTCGAAACTGCTCGCGAGCAGTCAACACTTGCACGGTGGTCTCAGTGACCGACGTCCAGCCCGAGGCAACGGCTGAGTGCTGTCGGTTCTGTGGAGACAAGGCTGATATCTCCGGCGAAGCGTACACCTATGTCCGGTGGCCCGACGAGGTCGACCGAGAAGACGGCGTGTTCCGGTTCACCATTTGTCGGGAGTGTGCGCTTCAGGGCCGCGACAACGTCGAGCAGGCCGCTTCGCTCTTCCACGAGGCAGATCGAGACCATCTGCTTACCTGCGATGTCTGCGGGGCTGTTGGCTGCCGGTCTGCCAGTTCTCGTCGTCCAGCAGCGGAGACGTATCGACTCGCGAGCGTTATCTCCTGGTCAGTGAGTATCAACGGCTTCGACGGGGCAACGCACTCTTGCAGTGAGTGCAGTCCTATCCTGCCGGTCGACTGTGTGAAACGCCTTGACCGGAGATACGACGATGAAGTGCCGCGTCTCGTCGAGCCCCCGTTTGACTCAGTTGCGAAGACAGCAGGCGATGCTCCGGCAGACAGTACACAGGTCGAGATCGGCGGGTGGATTGGGTAGCTGACGACAGTCCCCCGAAATCGGTGAATCTGTTTATCTGCTAATGAGCAGTACAGGTGAACTACTATGCAATAGGTTTCCGATATTTTGGCAATACTTTAGTATGGTCCGAATTGATTCAGACTACAGATTATGTCTTCACCCCTGCCGATCGTGTATCTATACACGTCTGAATCGGGGGGTATCAGCGGTTCAATAAGATTCCAGAAATTGGTTTTCCTTGGTCAGCAAGAATCAGGTCTCCCAGAGAAATATCAATTCGTTCCCTACAAATTTGGCCCATATTCATATCAGTTGGAGCGGGATATTGAAAATTGGATTAATAAGGGCCGTATCCGCAGAAGTAGAACAATAAATAGGGTAGGAAATTACAGAATCGATTATTCACTTACGCCAGACGGAATCAAACTTGCAAAAGCCCTTCTAAACAAAGAGGGTTTTAATAGGGTATTCGAAGAAGCAGATGAAATCACCTCGGAACACGGAGACAAATCACTTTCAGATCTAATTAGATACGTATATGGGAATTATCCAGAGTATACGGACGAATCCACTCTGGATATAGAACGGATATTTGACGAATCCACCACTTCACAATTTGCTGAACCGAATGAATCCCAAGTAGGCCCCTTCGATCAGATTAAGAAGATAAGTGAAGAGGAGGGCAAAGTAGCAGGAATTGAGAAGGATTTTACTAGACAGTCATTAGAGATTGGATCAAAATTTCGTGCGGTCCTTGAGAGAATTAGTGGTGAGTCTCTATCTATATACTGGAGGTCGTCAGCGCCTTCATTCGACTCATTCAAAGAGGTTGTGCAGAGCGATACAGCAGTTCCAGAAGATGCATTGAGTGAAATGCGAACCCGTGAATCGGATGAGTGGATTCGGGGAAAGTGTAGTGAATTACTGGAAATAGCCAACTCTGATACGTGCCTGTTCTTCAGAACGGAAGCCAATAATAGCCAATATACCGTCACTTGGGAGGCTGGTAGTGGGGACAGGGGTGATGAGATCACAATATATATGACTGAAAGTCAAGCTGATTATGGACAGCTTCGGGCAGCCTTGGTTCAGTATGCTACCGCAACCGCATTAGATGTGGACATAGACCCGATAAGCAGAATAGACACTACCGATGATCTGATAAGCGAATCGTTCCGCCAAACCGCGAAGCTCGCAATAAGCTAAATTCATCAAAGTAATGCAAATACAGGAATTAGAGGGGAACTCTTGTTACGAATGTGACAAGGGCAAATATGGTATGATCGAAGTGAGGACATGTATGGGCGAAACGGAGCAAGTTTGTTGTCTTTCGAAGGGAGAAACAGGCACTCAACGAACGGGGATAATAAATTGGCGGAGCCATGTATCTACTGTCGAAGTGCGGATTCGTAGTCTGAATGAGAACATTACTCTAATATCTAAGAACGAGGGCGACGGCGAATCCTACGAATATGTCGAAAAAGCACATGTTGCCCCGTCAAAGGGGAACAACATAACCGAGTATCAGTTTCAGGTTCCTGCTAAGAGAGAGGCAGGTGGCTCCTCAACAATGGGGCTTATTCAGTTGTCGATGACCGTTGATACGGAACAGGCAGCTGAAGATAGTAGGAAGGGACCAACATTGCACTCTGAAATCAAATTTATATGAATTTCCCAAGTCCCGGCCTAATTCTTGAAATAACACCATTCGTGTCTACTATTGTGGTTGAGATGGCTACCGCTGGTGGAGAAGGAAAGTTCGAAGGAGAATTCCAGAAACAACCAGAATTCGACGTGATTGGCGATTCACCTGCTAGTGCTGAGAATATCAAGTATACGGCGCTACTAAGCTATCATTATGAACAATCGATGAGATACTTCGATATTGCTACAATCGCAGCGTTTGTTATCTTCCTTACCAAACTTTACACAGCAGAAGAAATAACTGGGTTGGTTGTCTCTGCAGGTGTCGTTTCGATCTGTTCTATCGTCGTTCTCCGCGTTTGGATGCGCAGATACTTCGAGTCAAAAACTCCGACAGAATACGCACGGAAGGACTTGTTATTCACCTTCCAAGGACTTACCATTCGAAAGGGTGATTTAGCTATCATCACCGCAAATTTTGTTCCGGTTGTCTGTTTGGTTATTCTAGATAATCTTTAATTCAAAATTAAACCAAGTGTCATCCGAAGGAATTGGACGCCAGCACTATGTATGCAGTCTTATTGAGCAGGTATTTCAGCCAGCACAGTAAATAAAAACTTCACTCACAGCGGCAGCGAGCCCTCATTTTGTGTGCCTCTGGCGGGTGAGAGGATGTCTCGAAATATGTCCTACCGTCGTTCGGAAGACCTGTCGCAGCGAACCGTCCCAAAGTTCGTCGAGTCCATCGCGACGACTGTTCGGGGGCAGCCCGACAGCGCTGATGTTGAAGCGGTTGTCCTCCGTATGGTGGCCCGGCGATCAGACAGTATCGACCTCCCGGACGTACTCGAACTTCGCTCGCTCCTGGACGTCGACGGCGAGCAGGCAGATACGCTAGAGGAACAGGTCACAACCATCATCAGCGCCATCGAAGTCGACCTCGCCGGTTGGGACCGCCGGGAGGTCGCTGCATGAACGTAGTAGGAACGGCCACGTTGGGCGATTTCGGCGCTGGTGGCCCACGCTCGGATGTGCTGATTGACACGCAGAGCGCGGCACAGGAGGCCGCTGTGGGTGAGTGGGAATTTCTCGCCGCTGGCAACGACACGATCGGGTGGCACATTCCCGACACCGGAGCGACAGTCCTGCTGAAACGAAGCGATGCTGGCTGGACGCTCGAACGGGCGACCAAACTGGTCGGGACGGGCCGGTCACTCGACGCCGGGCTGGAGCTTGCCAGCTCGTACATGGCGGATCGACCGGAGGGAGCGTCGGCATGGCGATGATCGAGCGCGAGCAGTGGCGTCGCGAGGAACGCCAGCGAGTTACAGCAGCACTGGCACGCGCCCGGTTCTGGCAGTCAGTTGCGCCGCATAAAATCGGCTTCTGGGACGCCGTCGACGAGACGCTTCTGGCTCACTACCCCGACTGTCGGTACAAACGCAGGACGACACTTGACGATTTTCGGGGAGGGGACACATGAGCGACTCTCGTGACCCAATTCTTGATATACTCCCTCCCGAGCGGCTGTTGGACGCCGACCACCTCCAGCCAATCGTCGCTGGGATCAACTGTATGCACTCAATCGAGACGATCCAGCAGTATCTCGCCTACGAAAACCAGCACCAGAACCGGACGCCAGTGCAGTCTCGCCTTCGAGAGCGGGCACGCGAGATCCGTCGCGATGAATCGGATACCGAGGAGCAAGCCATCGTGTGATTTCTGTGCCCCAGCGGGACGAGGGGCGTCCCACAGAGGGCGTGCCGCATACCGATCATGAGTAAGAACAAGACGGACGAGACGGCTGTACAGCAGTGCGACGACCTCGATATCGACCCTGATGCCGTGGATATCGGTGATGGACTGAAAACGACCGAGGACACGTCTGCACTCGCCGTCGTCGGTGTTGACGCTGAAAAGGAGCGCGTGAAGGTGTATTCCCCGTCCGGTGAGCTGACGGTCAATCGCTGGGTGAGCATGGACCTGTTCAGCGTCCACTCCCCGAACGAGGACATCCAGACCGACGCCGACCGGGAAGCGTGGCTGAACGAGACGCTGCCCAAGAAGGCCACGCATATCGACGGGAACGTGTACCCACTCAGGTATGCCATCGACGAGGACGGGAACGTAATCGCGGAATAATCGAGGAGCCGTACCAGCCACTCTTTCACTCACTCTCACGCTCACGGTTCCCGAGCGCAAGCGCTCGGGGGACACGCTCCACCTTGGACCGGCAGGCCGGTCCGGCGGTCCCGCTTCAGGAGGTAGGTGAGGCTCATCGCGATGAATCGGATGGCAGGGAACGAGCCGCCGTGTATTTTCTGTGCCCCAGCGGGGTGAGGGGCGTCCCACTGAGGGCGCTCTGCTGACCGATCATGAGTAAGAACAAGACGGACAAGACGGCTGCACAGCAGTACGACAACTACCCCGATCCCGACGCCATCGTTCACTTTGGCGATGTCTCGGAGGAACTGGTCGAGTTGATCGAGGAAACGCTAGAAACGTCCAAGTTCCTGTCGACCTCTCGGGACGACCTGCCCGAAACGACGCTGCTCGTCGAGGCGGTCGAAAATGAGTGACGACCACCTGTTCATCGTCGTGGAGGGTGTCGGGCCAGCAGACTTTCCTGAGAACGAGGCGAGTCCCAACAAGCAAGACGAGGCCGTTGCTCTCGCGAACGACATACACGACCTAATTCGTGAGGAGTACGGCAAGGAAGAGGTCGAGGGCGTCATCCCGGTGGTCAATCCCGACGCACACGAGCAGATGCAGGCGACCGAACTCTGACAGGCGGCGAAACGGCAGTTTCTTTAGCCATGATGCTGGCTGCAACGCCTGCTCAGTAAGCGTGCTTACTCCTCGCTCAAATTCATAACAATAATTGAATATTTGGGAGAAACTGTCCAGAAGAGGACACGCCAGTAATTTAGTAAGATTTGAAACAAAACGTTCTGGCTACTGGCAATTCAGGAGTTCTGTTTTTCTTTCGCCCACTCAAGTGCGGGCTCAAACTCTTTGAATCCCTTCGTAAGTACATTATCAGCTTCATTTTTCTGGCTGATCGAGAGTCGTGCAATCCCATCAGCAACATAAGCTGTGAAGTCGACATCCGACTGTTCAGCTACATCGGTCCAATTGTCTTCGACATGGTCCAACACCTTGGAATCCATCTCTTCTACGCCACCGATGGTGACGACAACGCTCTCCATTTCTGGGTCACTGGCTGTCTCAACGTAGTGCTGCTCTGCCTTTTCCATATCGCCTGCTTCGATAGCTGCGGGCAGATCCTCAATCTTCCAGATTCCAACACCGTCGTCTTCTTCGTAATCAACGTATTCGGATACTGAAGTTGCCATCAAATTAATAATCTCTGGCATCGCATAAGAATCAATCCCACAGGTTCTCAAGAACGATACTGAGAGTAGCAGTCCCTCCTGAGCCCGTTTTAATATCGTGGTCAGCATAGTACAAACCTCCTGCATTGTGTCTCATTTTTCGGAGAGTTACAATAGACGGTTGGCATTTTCGACCATTCCTACAGCCTGTGCTTCCCGTTTTAAGTCGAGAATAGCCGTCCATTTCAACAACTCTAGTCGCCGAATTTTCTGTGCCCCAGCGGGGTGAGGGGCGTCCCACAGAGGGCGTGCCGCCTGTCATTCATGGCTACCACAGAATCCCGTAGCGACGCCAGCAGTATCGACGAGAGCGAACTGGAGGAGGCTGACCCGAACAACCGGACCGTTCGGGCACTGACCGAAGTCATGACCGTGTTGGACTCGATTGGTCGGGCACGAAACGCCGACGACCTCTTCTTGGTCAACTCTGGCTCCGGCTCAGAGTACCTTGTTGACACCCGAACAGGGGGTTGTGAGTGCAAGTGGAAGCAGTACAACCCCGACAAGGAGTGCAAGCACCAGAAACGAGTCGCCTTCGCGACCGGCAAGAGACCGATCCCGCAGTGGGTGGACGACGACGCCCTAGACGACCAGTTCGGGCTGCACGTCGACGGCGAACCACGAAAAGCAGTCGCTGACGGTGGAGTCATGCAGGTTCGGTTCGACGACGGCGGCGTCACGGACGCCAACGAGGACCCCTTGGCTGTCACCTCCGAGGACGAACCACGCACGAAACGAGCGAAGCAGGAAGATATCGACGTTTCCTTCCTCGCAAAGCCCGGCCGCTACGAGGTTCATTCGGCGTCGGATAGCCGGTACGAGGTGGATGTGCTTGAGGAGACGTGCAGTTGTCCCGATGAGGCCGAGCGATGCAAACACCGTCGCCGGGTCGAGATCGAGATCGACGCCCAGCGAGTCCCCCGCCCGGATGGAAAACTGCCAGACGCCTAACCGGGCGCCACAGCGTGTTTTCTGCCCCTCGGGTCAGGTGAGAGGATGTCTCGAAATATGTCTTCACAAACTGTCCAGACGGCGTTGTCTGCAGCTATGCCGGGCTGTCCCGAGTGTGGCGGCACGCTCGACAGCAGCGGCCGAGAAACGCACTGTATAGATTGTGGCCTAGTGACCGATCAAGACCAGATCGACCGCAGGCCAGCATGGCGGACGTACGACAAGGAGGAACAGCAGCGCACGGGCGCACCCCGGACGGCCACTCGGCATGATCGAGGCCTGTCGACGAACATCGGGAGCGTCGATAGTGCAGATATCTCTCCGAGACGGCGTCGACGGCTTGCTCGCCAGCGGCGGCTCCATGGCCGGTCGAAGTTCACCAGCAAGCGCGACCGGAATCTCGCTCACGGGCTTGGCGAAATCCGACGCATCGCGAGTGCGCTGTCTGAGAGCAAGGCGGTGAAAGAGCAGGCATCTACGTTCTTCCGGGAAGCCCAGAACAAGGACCTCCTAATCGGGCGGTCGATTGAGGGCGGTGCAGCGGCCGCTGTGTACGCTGCCTGCCGATGCAATGGCCTCGTGACGATGGAGACGGTAGCCGACGTTGCACGGTGTTCCGACTCACATATCTGGAACTGCTACCGGACGTTCCTGACAGAACTTGACCTCCCGATTCCGGTGTCGCTCCCGGTGGACTGGGTGGCGCGGATTTGTTCGGACCTTCCATTCAACGTTGCGCCGGATATTCGTCAGCGGGCACTCGAACTCGCAGAACAGGCAACCGAGTCAACAGCGGTCAACGGACGACCAGACGGTGTCGCAGCCGGCGCTCTGTACCTCGCCGGGAAAGAGTCAGACATCCGGCTCACGCAAGCGACGATCTGCGAGCCGCTGGATGTGCATATTACGACGGCCCGGCAGTGGTTCCAAGAGATCGAGGAGCATATCGTTGAATGAATTCTCGCGACCGTTGTTTTGCGTGCCCCGGCGAGGGTGCAGGGCGAGCCAGCAAGCACGTCCTGAGAGAGACATATGTCAGTTACTGATACTCCAAAATCGGCGGCACAGCACGACTCTTCGAGTGTTTTTGCGTCGGTCCCAGCGCCACGGTCGCCAACGAAAGTCGCATCGTTTGTCGAACGAGTCCTTGTCGAACTTCGCCACGAAGCGGTGGCTGCTCGGTACGTGACCGAGCTAGACCAAGCCGGAGCGAAGACAATCTGGTGCCGGGTTGAGCACACCCCGCTGGACGTTGACGCAGAGTACGTTCAGATTCGAGACGACCAACGATTAGGTGTTGATGTCGAGCCGTGTTCGCAGGCAACGGTTCGAGAACGACTGTGCCAGTGTCTTGACCACGATCGGACTGGGCGCGTCGACGTCCGACTGCTGGCCGGCGTCTCGATGAGCGACGACTGAGTTGCCTCTACTGCTAGTCCCGCATCGGCAGGTCGAGATCACCGAGGGCAGCGTGCTGGCGGAGAACACAGAGATGTGGGCAGACGGTCGTCGCCTGGAAGACTTCGCAGCTGCACCAGCCGGCGTGGGTCCCGTTGGGATGCTCAGCCAGCGAGCAATTAACCGGACAGTCGTCGTCGACGGAGACGAGAAACAGGTCCGGACGACCACCCTCCGTTACATCGACACTGGCATCGAGGGCAGCGTTCCACGTTGCTGACCGACGCTGTCGGATCTGCTGGAAGTCAAGATCACGGGTCCCGCTGGGCTGGCGGGATATCCACTGATCTGGGGGCGAACACTCGCTAGTCGTAGTGGGGGACTCGGCTGTTTTCATGATGAGTCCGCGTACTAATACATATATTCTCAAACAGCAAAAAAGTTGCTATAGAGGCGATACAGAGCGGATTTTGTGTTTCTCTAGTGACTGAGAGAATCCAACAATGAGTAGTGGATACCGACGAGGGAACACGGGGCCGAAAAAGTTGAAGTGGCGCTGGAAAGATGAGACTGACAATCGGTCGCTACCCCAATCGTGGGCCGACAACGGTCGCACAGAATCTCCCGAGGAGAACGAAGTGCAACTGTATGCAATCCAGTGTCGGGCTGGGCTCTTACTTGAGTGGCTGGTCAATACACGAACGGGGAAGCTACTCAGGGGCCCGTTGAGCGAGAAGCCGGGAATTCGCGTCCTGTACGTTACCGCCGACGGTGAGTATGCGGTCATGAGGCAGTTGGAGGCCCGCGAAATTGATGACAGTTGGAAGCCGCCCAAGCAGTTCACCAGCATCATCGCGAAGCATCTGGAGGAGGCTGATCCAGTTCCAGACTCCAGCCAGGACTACTACCGACGGGGGGTTGAGGACCTGTACGACGTGGAGTGAAAACGGCGCTCTCATACCAATATGCTCATATATGTAATATTGTAACCGCGAATATGCACGACCTGACAGCATTTCAACGAGACTTATTGTTCGTAGTTGCTGGGAAATCCAAACCCGCTGGTGTCGCAATCAAAGACGAAATTGAAGAATATTACGAGAAGAAGATTCATTACGGCCGACTTTATCCAAATCTGGATACGCTCATCGACAAAGGTCTCGTCGAGAAAGGGAAGAAAGACGGACGGACGAATGGCTACATAATCACCAATCGTGGGCGTCGAGAGATTCAAGCCCGGTGCGACTGGGAGAATAAGTACTACAACTGACCAGATTCACGACTGTCGGCAGGCCAGATTTTGTGACTCTCTGGTGGCTGAGAGAGCATGGCTTCGCCACAGATCGACGTCGACGAGATTGTTGCAACGCTTGAGCAAATTCGCCAGCGCGGGCACAGCGCGCACACGGTCTTTCGAGACTGGGTCAACCTCATGCTGTTCGCGCTACAGGACCGAGACGACCCGTATCTGGAGATCGTTGACGACTATCGCGAGCGCGGCGACATGGATCACCCACGCGGGCAGCGCTCGGTCGACCTCTTCGCCAAGGCGTTCGGCCAGCTCCAAGAACGGATGGCGGCTACCGACGCTGACGTTCTGGGTGCTGTCTACGAGGAATACGGGATGTCCAGCGATGCGTTCGGACAGCACTTCATACCCCACTCTGTTTGCGAGACAATGGTCGAGATCGCCGGCGTCGGAGACGAGAGCAATACCGAGGACCGGCAGACGGTTTGTGACCCAGCCTGTGGGAGCGGTCGAACACTGCTGGTCGCCGGTCGAAAGCAGCCAGACGCGCTGTTTGTCGGGCAAGACAAGGACCCACTGTGTGCCCGAATGACGGTGCTGAACTGCTGTTTCCTGAATCTGGACGCCTACGTTATTCAGGGCGACTCACTGACTGTCGAGTTCCAGCGAGCGTGGCAGACCTCGTACTCTTCGCTGGGTGGGAGTGTTCGCGAACTCGACGACGAGGAAGTTGAGGAGCTTCACGAGTGGGTGACCGACGCCTTCGAGAATACGGTCGAGGCGGAGAACGAGTCCAGCCCAACTCAGGGGACAGACACGGGCTCTGAAGAGCGAACACCACCGGCTACGGTGTCTGTTCCGAGTGAGCAGGCTAGTCTGGGTGCGTTCGAGGGCAGCGATTGACGGCTGTTTTGTGTGCCCCAGTCGGGTGCGGGGCGTTCCAGTGAGAGCGTCCCGAGAAGAACCATGTCAGAAGAATCAGACACAGAGCCAGACTCAGTCGAAAAGGTCGAACGAACGGACTTTGGGTGCAGTATGGAGGCCCGGATGAAACGAGGAACCGGGACGCGAGACGAAGACAGTATGACGATCAAGTCGAAGGGTGAGACCGCTGCGGAGACGATTGCGGAGTTCTACAAGCTCCTAGAAGAGTACGAGCAGGAAATCGGTGGTCGGCTTCGGGGTGTTCAGCCCGAGGAGGACGAGGCAGGCAAGGAAGACGACGAGTAAGGCCCTCTATTATACTGCCCAGCGGTTGGGTGGGGTGACCGCGACTGCAGGGCACACGTTCCTGTTGATTGGCGCGAGGCAGTGGCTAAACGCTTATATCCGAGGATAGGCAATTTTTGCGTGGAAGGAACACTGTCACACGCTCCTTCCGTCCCCTTTCCATGCCTGATGACACGCAGCGTCTCGGCCGGTGCCCAGACTGTGGCGAGCGTATCACAACTCCGTGGCTGCTGGTTGAATACGAGAAAGATGACGGCACGGAGGGTATCTGGGCCGAGTGTCCGACATGTGAAGATGTCGTTGCACCAGAGTAGCAGATAACATCGTCGAGGAGCGGCGCGGATCCTATGTACGATTCGTGCTGAACATTTGCATCGTATCGGCCTCTAAGTTGATGTGCCGCCACCGCAAGCCATTTTTCCTCATCTCTCTGTCCATCCTCTTTCTCTTGCTCGCCTCCTGAATTGTCTTGGTGCTGATAGGGCTGGTTATCGGTCTCGATATGGAGGCATCGACGCTAGAACGCAGTATCGTTGACGGACATGCCGTCAAAGCGGTCGATCTGTTCTTGGAACGACTGTCGGCAGTCCTCGATATATTCTGGGTCTGGATCGGGCTTGGTCTGTGTCTGCTGGAGATATTCGAGTTCGATGGTCAGGTACTCGTATTCGGAGGCGTCGTGGCCGTCCCACCACGAGGAAAAATGGAGGTGTCTGACTAGGAGCAGTCCGTTATCGTCCCGACCTCTAATTTTGATATGCTTGTCGCGATCAAGTATTTCAACAGGGAGTTCGGCGGTGGAAACAGTATCGC
This DNA window, taken from Haloarcula taiwanensis, encodes the following:
- a CDS encoding restriction endonuclease subunit M, translated to MASPQIDVDEIVATLEQIRQRGHSAHTVFRDWVNLMLFALQDRDDPYLEIVDDYRERGDMDHPRGQRSVDLFAKAFGQLQERMAATDADVLGAVYEEYGMSSDAFGQHFIPHSVCETMVEIAGVGDESNTEDRQTVCDPACGSGRTLLVAGRKQPDALFVGQDKDPLCARMTVLNCCFLNLDAYVIQGDSLTVEFQRAWQTSYSSLGGSVRELDDEEVEELHEWVTDAFENTVEAENESSPTQGTDTGSEERTPPATVSVPSEQASLGAFEGSD
- a CDS encoding PadR family transcriptional regulator, giving the protein MHDLTAFQRDLLFVVAGKSKPAGVAIKDEIEEYYEKKIHYGRLYPNLDTLIDKGLVEKGKKDGRTNGYIITNRGRREIQARCDWENKYYN
- a CDS encoding transcription initiation factor IIB translates to MSSQTVQTALSAAMPGCPECGGTLDSSGRETHCIDCGLVTDQDQIDRRPAWRTYDKEEQQRTGAPRTATRHDRGLSTNIGSVDSADISPRRRRRLARQRRLHGRSKFTSKRDRNLAHGLGEIRRIASALSESKAVKEQASTFFREAQNKDLLIGRSIEGGAAAAVYAACRCNGLVTMETVADVARCSDSHIWNCYRTFLTELDLPIPVSLPVDWVARICSDLPFNVAPDIRQRALELAEQATESTAVNGRPDGVAAGALYLAGKESDIRLTQATICEPLDVHITTARQWFQEIEEHIVE